From Longimicrobiaceae bacterium, one genomic window encodes:
- a CDS encoding S8 family peptidase — MRRALVLLLPLGFAACSDTPQTLAPADGASSAPLLGAAPGAQAVPGRYIVVFGEGVADAPGLAQRLTAQAGGTLHYTYQHAVRGFAASLPEAALGGLRSNPNVAYVEQDQVMKAVGTQTGATWGIDRIDARSGTDGLYNYAQTGVGVKVYVIDTGIRLSHTEFTGRVRTGYDAVTAGGTADDCNGHGTHVAGTVGGTLYGVAKAVELYAVRVLDCGGSGTTSGVIAGVDWVTGNHVKPAVANMSLGGGASSTLDAAVQRSIDAGVTYAIAAGNGDFIGRQQDACNSSPARVGDAITIGATNSSDAKASWSNYGNCVDFFAPGVSITSAWYTGDAATNTISGTSMAAPHVAGAAALYLEANPGATPLQVRDALYAATTKGIVTSSSTANNHLLYTGSDGGSEPTPPPPTAGISLTATGSKVKGAQTVDLKWTGAASTNVDVFRDGVKITTTPNDGAHTDSIGSKGGGTYVYKVCEAGTTTCSGNATVTF; from the coding sequence ATGCGACGAGCCCTCGTCCTCCTGCTGCCGCTCGGCTTCGCCGCGTGCAGCGACACCCCGCAGACCCTGGCGCCCGCCGACGGCGCGAGCTCCGCCCCGCTGCTCGGCGCCGCTCCCGGCGCGCAGGCCGTCCCCGGCCGCTACATCGTCGTCTTCGGGGAGGGCGTGGCCGACGCGCCCGGGCTGGCGCAGCGCCTCACGGCACAGGCGGGAGGCACGCTGCACTACACCTACCAGCACGCGGTTCGCGGCTTCGCGGCCTCGCTGCCGGAGGCCGCGCTCGGCGGGCTGCGCAGCAACCCGAACGTCGCCTACGTCGAGCAGGACCAGGTGATGAAGGCGGTCGGCACCCAGACCGGCGCCACCTGGGGGATCGACCGCATCGACGCGCGCTCCGGGACCGACGGGCTCTACAACTACGCCCAGACGGGCGTGGGGGTGAAGGTGTACGTGATCGACACGGGGATCCGGCTCTCGCACACCGAGTTCACGGGGCGCGTCCGCACCGGGTACGACGCGGTGACGGCGGGCGGCACCGCGGACGACTGCAACGGGCACGGCACGCACGTGGCCGGCACCGTGGGCGGCACCCTGTACGGCGTCGCCAAGGCGGTGGAGCTGTACGCGGTCCGGGTGCTGGACTGCGGCGGCTCCGGGACCACCTCCGGCGTGATCGCGGGGGTGGACTGGGTGACGGGGAACCACGTGAAGCCCGCGGTGGCCAACATGTCGCTGGGCGGCGGGGCGTCCTCCACGCTGGACGCCGCGGTGCAGCGTTCCATCGACGCGGGCGTGACCTACGCCATCGCGGCGGGGAACGGCGACTTCATCGGCCGCCAGCAGGACGCCTGCAACTCCTCCCCGGCCCGCGTGGGCGACGCCATCACCATCGGCGCCACCAACAGCAGCGACGCCAAGGCGTCGTGGTCCAACTACGGCAACTGCGTGGACTTCTTCGCCCCGGGGGTGAGCATCACCTCGGCGTGGTACACGGGCGACGCGGCCACCAACACCATCAGCGGCACCTCGATGGCGGCCCCGCACGTGGCCGGCGCCGCCGCGCTGTACCTGGAGGCGAACCCCGGCGCCACCCCGCTGCAGGTGCGCGACGCGCTGTACGCCGCCACCACCAAGGGGATCGTCACCTCCTCCAGCACGGCCAACAACCACCTGCTGTACACCGGGTCCGACGGCGGCAGCGAGCCGACGCCTCCGCCGCCCACGGCCGGGATCTCGCTCACGGCGACCGGCTCCAAGGTCAAGGGAGCGCAGACGGTGGACCTGAAATGGACGGGCGCCGCCTCCACGAACGTGGACGTGTTCCGGGACGGCGTGAAGATCACCACCACGCCCAACGACGGCGCCCACACCGACAGCATCGGGAGCAAGGGCGGCGGCACGTACGTCTACAAGGTGTGCGAGGCGGGGACCACCACCTGCTCCGGCAACGCGACCGTGACCTTCTGA
- a CDS encoding FAD-dependent oxidoreductase has product MPRTPLFREVVRTLRLARHSLHAGIGPDELVEIGRERAVSRRRFVGVSAAATAGLLLGGCAPALRGGPRPGEAPVLIVGAGIAGLTAGHRLRQAGVPVRIMEAQERVGGRMYSLRDFFADGQVAELGGELIDTGHTRIRALACELGLELDDLAADEPALARDVWFFDGRRYTDAEVVEAFRPIAARIAADLATLGGDGDVTYREPNGAEALDRMTVAEWLDRNGVTGWMRELLDVAYTTEYGLETDRQSALNFLLMISPDPEPFHVFGASDERFHVRGGNDRIPHALAAGLSDAIETGSVLEAVRPRGDGGFVASFRRGGSSFEVGAQHLVLAIPFTLLREVRLDVPLPEPKRRAIRELGYGTNAKLMVGFSERVWRTRHGSNGSVLTDLPFQLTWESSRLQGGRAGILTNFTGGEHGVELGRGTPAEQAAALARDLERVFPGAAAARAGMREVRFHWPSHPWTRGSYASYLPGQWTAFRGVEQEPVGRLYFAGEHCSLEAQGFMEGGCETGEAAARQILASLRVPAWTEAEQCAVERPEDEAVPA; this is encoded by the coding sequence ATGCCGCGCACTCCGCTCTTCCGCGAGGTCGTCCGTACGCTGCGCCTCGCCCGCCACTCCCTGCACGCCGGGATCGGCCCGGACGAGCTCGTCGAGATCGGCCGTGAGCGGGCCGTCTCCCGTCGCCGCTTCGTCGGCGTCTCGGCCGCAGCCACGGCCGGGCTCCTCCTGGGCGGGTGCGCTCCCGCGCTGCGCGGCGGCCCCCGGCCGGGCGAGGCGCCGGTGCTGATCGTGGGCGCCGGGATCGCGGGGCTCACCGCGGGGCACCGGCTGCGGCAGGCCGGCGTCCCGGTGCGCATCATGGAGGCGCAGGAGCGCGTCGGCGGGCGGATGTACTCGCTGCGCGACTTCTTCGCGGACGGACAGGTGGCCGAGCTGGGCGGCGAGCTGATCGACACCGGCCACACCCGGATCCGCGCGCTCGCGTGCGAGCTGGGCCTGGAGCTGGACGACCTGGCCGCCGACGAGCCTGCGCTCGCGCGCGACGTGTGGTTCTTCGACGGCCGCCGCTACACCGACGCGGAGGTGGTGGAGGCGTTCCGGCCCATCGCCGCCCGGATCGCGGCCGACCTGGCGACGCTCGGCGGCGACGGCGACGTGACCTACCGCGAGCCCAACGGGGCGGAGGCGCTCGACCGCATGACGGTGGCGGAGTGGCTGGACCGGAACGGCGTCACCGGGTGGATGCGGGAGCTCCTGGACGTGGCGTACACCACCGAGTACGGGCTGGAGACCGATCGCCAGAGCGCGCTCAACTTCCTGCTGATGATCTCCCCGGACCCGGAGCCCTTCCACGTCTTCGGGGCGAGCGACGAGCGCTTCCACGTCCGCGGCGGCAACGACCGCATCCCCCACGCGCTCGCCGCCGGGCTCTCGGACGCCATTGAGACCGGGAGCGTGCTGGAGGCGGTGCGCCCGCGCGGGGACGGCGGCTTCGTGGCCTCCTTCCGCCGCGGCGGGTCCAGCTTCGAGGTGGGGGCGCAGCATTTGGTGCTCGCCATCCCCTTCACCCTGCTGCGCGAGGTGCGGCTGGACGTCCCCCTCCCCGAGCCCAAGCGGCGCGCCATCCGGGAGCTGGGGTACGGCACCAACGCCAAGCTGATGGTGGGCTTCTCCGAGCGCGTCTGGCGCACCCGCCACGGCTCGAACGGGAGCGTCCTCACCGACCTCCCCTTCCAGCTCACCTGGGAAAGCTCGCGCCTGCAGGGCGGGCGCGCCGGGATCCTCACCAACTTCACCGGCGGCGAGCACGGCGTGGAGCTCGGCCGGGGCACCCCCGCGGAGCAGGCCGCCGCGCTGGCGCGCGACCTGGAGCGCGTCTTCCCCGGCGCCGCCGCGGCCCGCGCCGGGATGCGCGAGGTGCGCTTCCACTGGCCGTCGCACCCCTGGACGCGCGGGAGCTACGCCTCGTACCTCCCCGGCCAGTGGACGGCGTTCCGCGGGGTGGAGCAGGAGCCGGTGGGGCGGCTCTACTTCGCGGGGGAGCACTGCTCGCTGGAGGCGCAGGGCTTCATGGAGGGGGGATGCGAGACCGGAGAGGCGGCCGCGCGCCAGATCCTGGCCAGCCTGCGGGTGCCGGCCTGGACGGAGGCGGAGCAGTGCGCGGTGGAGCGCCCCGAGGACGAGGCGGTGCCCGCGTGA
- a CDS encoding 6-bladed beta-propeller, whose translation MNSMTRVPTSRRRARALLGLFASLSAACGTPASDGHEISLSEYQRLNERDVEVLQLTKIDSVILGTAEDGVYEITDLEIRGRDLYIVDAKDKSVKVFDSSGRLIRRIGREGSGPGEFKDPLAVAFGDERMYVVDPSAGKRISLFGFDGRFVEMMESNIPTAPVSIAATGDLVFTMGGLSITDPERQGWDVMSVITASGEKVGQGCVMDPRYLASSKRDGMIGRFDFGAVSAREDRVYCIQTITPVVQVMDRSGKPARQIRLAPPFYTAPEDRDAVLNQKAIFDYLGSFTPHGRFFPVDSGFVSVYTRFDRELGEVRNHLFVCREVPRTHCGIVQNIGKPVYAASLDTVYIEEEVGPNEPMQIGIYRLSPAHGR comes from the coding sequence ATGAACAGCATGACCCGAGTTCCTACGTCACGTCGTCGAGCGCGCGCTCTGCTCGGCCTGTTCGCCAGCCTCTCGGCTGCCTGCGGGACGCCTGCCTCGGATGGGCATGAGATCAGCCTGTCGGAGTACCAGCGGCTGAACGAACGCGACGTGGAGGTGCTGCAGCTCACGAAGATCGATTCGGTCATACTCGGGACCGCGGAGGACGGAGTCTACGAGATCACGGATCTCGAGATCCGCGGTAGAGATCTCTACATTGTCGACGCCAAGGACAAGTCCGTCAAAGTGTTCGATTCCAGCGGGCGGCTCATCCGCAGGATCGGACGGGAGGGGAGCGGCCCGGGTGAGTTCAAGGACCCTCTCGCCGTGGCCTTTGGAGACGAGCGGATGTACGTGGTGGATCCGAGCGCCGGAAAGCGGATCTCCCTCTTCGGTTTCGATGGGCGGTTCGTCGAGATGATGGAATCCAACATCCCGACCGCCCCCGTCTCCATCGCTGCCACCGGAGACCTCGTCTTCACGATGGGAGGGCTCTCCATCACGGACCCGGAGCGCCAGGGGTGGGACGTGATGAGCGTCATCACGGCGAGCGGGGAGAAGGTCGGCCAGGGGTGCGTCATGGATCCCCGCTATCTCGCCAGCAGCAAGAGAGACGGGATGATCGGGCGCTTCGATTTCGGTGCGGTGAGTGCTCGCGAAGACAGGGTGTACTGTATCCAGACGATCACACCCGTGGTGCAGGTGATGGATCGGAGCGGGAAGCCGGCGAGGCAGATCCGGCTCGCTCCGCCGTTCTACACAGCTCCCGAGGACAGGGACGCAGTCCTGAATCAGAAGGCGATCTTCGACTATCTCGGAAGCTTCACCCCGCATGGCAGGTTCTTCCCCGTGGACAGTGGATTCGTTTCGGTCTACACCCGATTCGACAGGGAACTGGGCGAGGTGCGGAACCACCTGTTCGTCTGCAGGGAAGTTCCCCGGACGCACTGCGGAATCGTACAGAACATCGGAAAGCCGGTGTATGCTGCGTCCCTGGATACCGTTTACATCGAGGAAGAAGTCGGGCCGAACGAGCCGATGCAGATTGGCATCTATCGCCTCTCCCCTGCCCATGGCCGATAA
- a CDS encoding NUDIX domain-containing protein yields the protein MSNHSAASATRRATGDPNTFLIPDEHLPPGFAEKVESGAFEPVAPRPAATVVLLREGAAAPEALLLRRHRRSGFAADAWVFPGGMVDAADRDPALAERLDGPTPAEWSARLGLADAAEAQGYVAAALREAFEETGILLARPDGAGAPEGPPAGSLEAARAALLDGTAGMRELAAANGVRLAGGELLYVAHWITPEPEPRRYDTRFFVARVPRGAECAVHEAELVEARWLPPVEAVARFHSGELKMLPPTVRTLARLAEFRTLPELWEALRAAPVPALLPRMRRHPEGVAIEVPTDANAGA from the coding sequence ATGTCGAACCACTCCGCCGCCTCCGCCACGCGCCGCGCCACCGGCGACCCCAACACCTTCCTGATCCCGGACGAGCACCTCCCCCCGGGGTTCGCCGAAAAGGTCGAGTCCGGCGCCTTCGAGCCGGTGGCGCCGCGCCCCGCCGCCACCGTGGTCCTCCTCCGCGAGGGGGCGGCGGCCCCGGAGGCGCTCCTGCTGCGGCGGCACCGCCGCAGCGGCTTCGCCGCCGACGCCTGGGTCTTCCCCGGAGGCATGGTGGACGCCGCCGACCGCGACCCCGCCCTGGCCGAGCGGCTGGACGGCCCCACCCCCGCGGAGTGGTCCGCGCGCCTGGGCCTCGCCGATGCGGCGGAGGCGCAGGGGTACGTGGCCGCCGCGTTGCGCGAGGCCTTCGAGGAGACGGGGATCCTGCTGGCGCGGCCGGACGGCGCCGGTGCCCCGGAGGGTCCGCCGGCCGGGAGCCTGGAGGCCGCCCGGGCTGCCCTGCTCGACGGCACGGCGGGGATGCGCGAGTTGGCGGCGGCGAACGGGGTCCGGCTGGCCGGCGGCGAGCTGCTGTACGTGGCGCACTGGATCACCCCGGAGCCGGAGCCGCGCCGCTACGACACCCGCTTCTTCGTGGCCCGCGTCCCCCGGGGCGCGGAGTGCGCCGTGCACGAGGCGGAGCTCGTGGAGGCGCGCTGGCTGCCGCCCGTGGAGGCCGTGGCGCGCTTCCACTCCGGGGAGCTGAAGATGCTCCCGCCCACCGTGCGGACGCTGGCCCGCCTGGCGGAGTTCCGCACTCTCCCGGAGCTGTGGGAGGCGCTGCGCGCCGCGCCCGTCCCCGCGCTGCTCCCCCGGATGCGCCGCCACCCGGAGGGCGTCGCCATCGAGGTTCCGACGGACGCGAACGCGGGTGCGTGA
- a CDS encoding sigma 54-interacting transcriptional regulator — MTQRPATLGALRASGYRSRSVKEELRENLLAKLRSGEALFPGIVGYEDTVVPSLANAVLARHNFILLGLRGQAKSRILRQLVDLLDPEIPVLAGSEINDDPFAPISKYGRTLVEEQGDDAPIAWVGRDRRYVEKLATPDVTVADLIGDVDPIRAARGGHLLSDELTIHFGLLPRANRGIFALNELPDLSGKVQVGLFNILQEGDIQIKGYPVRLPLDVMLVFSANPEDYTARGKIITPLKDRIGAEVLTHYPRSTDEGMEITRQEAWTQRNGTPVEVLPFIEEVVERVAFLARDDKRIDRRSGVSQRMPISVLETVVSNAERRALTVDGGRAVPRVADVYAAIPAITGKMELEYEGELQGSQTIARDLIAAASREVFDRHWDADALDDVVEYFDRGGVLQISDGASADACWQGLSAVPGLEDALRDAGMLQGDHALDVATAELVLEGLAAHRRISRADTGTYGRARPERPKGKGPGGAGFGGLGNDIFG, encoded by the coding sequence ATGACCCAGCGACCCGCCACCCTCGGCGCCCTCCGGGCGTCCGGGTACCGCTCGCGCTCCGTCAAGGAGGAGCTTCGCGAGAACCTGCTCGCCAAGCTGCGCTCGGGCGAGGCGCTCTTCCCCGGGATCGTCGGCTACGAGGACACCGTGGTCCCCTCGCTGGCGAACGCGGTGCTCGCGCGCCACAACTTCATCCTCCTGGGGCTCCGCGGGCAGGCCAAGAGCCGCATCCTCCGGCAGCTCGTGGACCTCCTCGACCCGGAGATCCCCGTGCTCGCCGGCTCCGAGATCAACGACGACCCCTTCGCCCCCATCTCCAAGTACGGGCGGACGCTGGTGGAGGAGCAGGGCGACGACGCGCCCATCGCCTGGGTGGGGCGCGACCGGCGCTACGTGGAGAAGCTGGCGACGCCGGACGTGACGGTCGCCGACCTCATCGGTGACGTGGACCCGATCCGCGCCGCCCGCGGCGGCCACCTGCTCTCGGACGAGCTGACCATCCACTTCGGGCTCCTCCCGCGCGCCAACCGCGGGATCTTCGCGCTGAACGAGCTCCCCGACCTTTCCGGGAAGGTGCAGGTGGGGCTCTTCAACATCCTCCAGGAAGGCGACATCCAGATCAAGGGGTACCCCGTCCGCCTCCCGCTGGACGTGATGCTGGTGTTCAGCGCCAACCCCGAGGACTACACCGCCCGCGGCAAGATCATCACCCCGCTCAAGGACCGGATCGGCGCGGAGGTCCTGACGCACTACCCGCGCAGCACCGACGAGGGGATGGAGATCACCCGCCAGGAGGCGTGGACGCAGCGCAACGGCACCCCGGTGGAGGTCCTCCCCTTCATCGAGGAGGTGGTGGAGCGGGTGGCCTTCCTGGCGCGCGACGACAAGCGGATCGACCGCCGGAGCGGCGTGTCGCAGCGGATGCCGATCTCGGTCCTGGAGACCGTCGTCTCCAACGCGGAGCGCCGCGCGCTCACCGTGGACGGGGGCCGGGCCGTCCCGCGCGTGGCCGACGTGTACGCCGCCATCCCCGCCATCACGGGGAAGATGGAGCTGGAGTACGAGGGCGAGCTGCAGGGCTCGCAGACCATCGCCCGCGACCTGATCGCCGCGGCTTCCCGCGAGGTCTTCGACCGGCACTGGGACGCGGACGCGCTGGACGACGTGGTGGAGTACTTCGACCGGGGCGGGGTGCTGCAGATCTCGGACGGCGCCTCCGCGGACGCCTGCTGGCAGGGCCTTTCCGCCGTCCCGGGGCTGGAGGACGCGCTCCGCGACGCCGGGATGCTCCAGGGCGACCACGCGCTGGACGTGGCGACCGCGGAGCTGGTGCTGGAGGGGCTGGCCGCGCACCGCAGGATCTCCCGCGCGGACACCGGCACCTACGGCCGCGCCCGGCCCGAGCGCCCCAAGGGGAAGGGTCCCGGGGGGGCGGGGTTCGGCGGGCTGGGGAACGACATCTTCGGATGA
- a CDS encoding cysteine-rich CWC family protein, with protein sequence MSRTDASPEPAPAAACPLCGGANGCAMAAAARDGGAGECWCFAARIAPEALARIPDGERGRRCVCARCAQG encoded by the coding sequence ATGAGCCGCACCGACGCGTCCCCCGAACCGGCCCCCGCCGCCGCCTGCCCGCTCTGCGGCGGCGCGAACGGCTGCGCCATGGCCGCCGCTGCCCGGGACGGCGGGGCGGGGGAGTGCTGGTGCTTCGCGGCGCGGATCGCGCCGGAGGCGCTGGCGCGCATCCCGGATGGGGAGCGGGGCCGGAGGTGCGTCTGCGCCCGGTGCGCCCAGGGGTGA
- a CDS encoding DUF1343 domain-containing protein, producing MTYRRPGVRRLRALAPLLALALPAACVPAGPRTPDAPAREERPTLFIPAQPVEPERPRVVLPGAEVLLRDSLHLVRGKRVGFITNHTAVTREGRSVVDLLHASPEVRLVALFGPEHGIRGDVDGGARIGNGRDPKTGVPIYSLYGRTERPTAEMLRGVDVLLFDIQDIGARPYTYVWTMAMAMEEAAKRGIPFVVLDRPNPITTRVEGPLMEMEMRHKGPAITGYYPVPLRHGMTVGEVARYVNQEYGVGADLRVVPTEGWRRDEWFDETGLPWINPSPNIRDLTAALSFSGLVMLETTNLSVGRGTDAPFTYVGAPYLNAPELLRRVRGYNLPGVEFELAEFTPRGTDWMQFRNQRCSALRLRVTDREAYQPVLTALVFLSEIQKMHPQNLGMGGMLQMLGSRWAPAAVRAGTDPREIYRRWERENAGWEQIQAKYSLYPSRAAAGSPVATGTR from the coding sequence ATGACGTACCGCCGCCCCGGCGTGCGCCGCCTGCGCGCGCTCGCCCCCCTGCTCGCCCTCGCCCTCCCGGCCGCCTGCGTCCCCGCGGGGCCGCGCACCCCGGACGCGCCCGCCCGGGAGGAGCGCCCGACCCTGTTCATCCCCGCGCAGCCGGTGGAGCCGGAGCGTCCCCGCGTGGTGCTCCCCGGCGCGGAGGTGCTGCTGCGCGACTCGCTGCACCTGGTGCGCGGCAAGCGGGTGGGCTTCATCACCAACCACACCGCGGTGACGCGCGAGGGCCGCAGCGTGGTGGACCTGCTGCACGCCTCGCCGGAGGTGCGGCTGGTGGCGCTCTTCGGCCCGGAGCACGGGATCCGGGGCGACGTGGACGGCGGCGCCCGGATCGGCAACGGCCGCGACCCGAAGACGGGCGTCCCCATCTACTCCCTCTACGGGCGCACGGAGCGCCCCACCGCGGAGATGCTGCGCGGGGTCGACGTGCTGCTCTTCGACATCCAGGACATCGGCGCGCGGCCGTACACCTACGTCTGGACCATGGCGATGGCGATGGAGGAGGCCGCCAAGCGCGGCATCCCCTTCGTCGTCCTCGACCGCCCCAACCCGATCACCACGCGGGTGGAGGGACCGCTGATGGAGATGGAGATGCGCCACAAGGGCCCGGCGATCACGGGCTACTACCCGGTCCCGCTGCGGCACGGGATGACGGTGGGCGAGGTGGCGCGCTACGTGAACCAGGAGTACGGCGTGGGCGCCGACCTGCGCGTGGTCCCCACGGAGGGGTGGCGCCGCGACGAGTGGTTCGACGAGACGGGGCTCCCCTGGATCAACCCGTCGCCGAACATCCGCGACCTGACCGCCGCGCTCTCCTTCTCCGGGCTGGTGATGCTGGAGACCACAAACCTGAGCGTGGGCCGCGGCACGGACGCGCCCTTCACCTACGTGGGCGCGCCGTACCTGAACGCCCCGGAGCTGCTGCGCCGCGTCCGCGGCTACAACCTCCCCGGCGTGGAGTTCGAGCTGGCGGAGTTCACCCCCCGCGGCACGGACTGGATGCAGTTCCGCAACCAGCGCTGCAGCGCCCTGCGGCTGCGCGTCACCGACCGCGAGGCGTACCAGCCGGTGCTGACGGCGCTGGTGTTCCTCTCGGAGATCCAGAAGATGCACCCGCAGAACCTGGGGATGGGCGGCATGCTGCAGATGCTGGGGAGCCGCTGGGCCCCCGCCGCGGTGCGCGCCGGGACGGACCCGCGCGAGATCTACCGCCGCTGGGAGCGTGAGAACGCCGGCTGGGAGCAGATCCAGGCGAAGTACTCCCTCTATCCCTCCCGGGCGGCCGCCGGAAGTCCCGTCGCAACGGGCACGCGCTGA
- a CDS encoding HD domain-containing phosphohydrolase yields the protein MSSPLSGRRRARATKRASDFRPPDALDVEMLDTQMEMSSALMYAVEMREHQLRTVSHSARVAMTARWLAEQVGVRGDDLYDVQYAARMHEVGMIAVPAKLVRKKGPLTPQELARIRSQARVGAEIARTMDRPLAALMIEHQYTDYETLERKFSRGSREFLLIGILRVADVFDAMKRPRPYQSPLPEDRRLEVLRAGSGTKFHPDAVEALMHARESLN from the coding sequence ATGAGTTCTCCCCTGAGCGGGCGCAGGCGGGCACGGGCGACCAAGCGCGCGAGCGACTTCCGGCCACCGGATGCGCTGGACGTGGAGATGCTCGACACGCAGATGGAGATGTCGAGCGCGCTGATGTACGCGGTGGAGATGCGCGAGCACCAGCTCCGGACCGTCTCGCACTCGGCGCGGGTGGCGATGACGGCGCGGTGGCTGGCGGAGCAGGTGGGAGTCCGCGGGGACGACCTGTACGACGTGCAGTACGCCGCGCGGATGCACGAGGTCGGGATGATCGCCGTCCCCGCCAAGCTGGTGCGCAAGAAGGGGCCGCTCACCCCGCAGGAGCTGGCCCGCATCCGCTCGCAGGCGCGGGTGGGGGCAGAGATCGCCCGCACCATGGATCGCCCGCTCGCGGCGCTGATGATCGAGCACCAGTACACCGACTACGAGACGCTGGAGCGCAAGTTCTCCCGCGGGAGCCGCGAGTTCCTGCTGATCGGGATTCTCCGCGTGGCCGACGTGTTCGACGCCATGAAGCGCCCGCGCCCCTACCAGAGCCCCCTCCCGGAGGACCGCCGGCTGGAGGTCCTCCGCGCCGGGTCCGGGACCAAGTTCCACCCGGACGCGGTGGAGGCGCTGATGCACGCAAGGGAAAGCTTGAACTGA
- a CDS encoding AAA family ATPase, which produces MIIQDLSLGYRALIAWVVDLAYRLFERYPDSPNPLAEPAIVLVDEIDLHLHPRWQRTIMSYLTERFPNTQFIVTAHSPLIVQAATDANIVLLRREGDHVVIDNDIEAIRNWRIDQVLTSDLFGLETARPPELDGLMAERNRILGKSRLTKADERKLKELDAAIGDLPTGETPQDMEAMDVIRRAAEVLRREGASRR; this is translated from the coding sequence GTGATCATTCAAGATCTCAGCCTGGGGTACCGCGCGCTCATTGCCTGGGTCGTGGACCTCGCGTATCGCCTCTTCGAGCGCTACCCCGACAGCCCCAACCCGCTCGCCGAGCCCGCCATCGTGCTTGTGGACGAGATCGACCTGCACCTGCACCCGCGGTGGCAGCGCACGATCATGTCCTACCTGACGGAGCGCTTCCCCAACACACAGTTCATCGTCACGGCGCACAGCCCGCTCATCGTGCAGGCGGCCACGGACGCGAACATCGTCCTGCTCCGGCGCGAGGGGGACCACGTCGTCATCGACAACGACATAGAGGCGATCCGCAACTGGCGCATCGACCAGGTGCTGACGAGCGACCTGTTCGGGCTGGAGACCGCGCGCCCGCCGGAGCTGGACGGCCTCATGGCCGAGCGCAACCGGATCCTCGGGAAGAGCAGGCTCACGAAGGCCGACGAGCGGAAGCTGAAGGAGCTGGACGCCGCCATCGGTGACCTCCCCACGGGCGAGACGCCACAGGATATGGAGGCGATGGACGTGATCCGCCGCGCGGCGGAGGTGCTCAGGCGCGAGGGGGCGAGCCGCCGTTGA
- a CDS encoding sorbosone dehydrogenase family protein, giving the protein MLRCKLSTGAVFLAAMGAAACGGSARLPVSAGVGPDPALPPPDRSLIPVVQIAPARGWPEDVTPTAAPGLAVAAFATGLDHPRWLHVLPNGDVLVAETNGPPRPKATPGLKGWFMRRFMKAAGAAVPSANRITLLRDTDGDGVADLRSAFLEGLYSPFGMALVGNDLYVANSDALVRFPYTPGQTRISAPAATIVPLPAGPINYHWTRNVVASPDGSRLYVSVGSNSNVGERGMENEEGRAAIWEVDPRTGAHRIFASGMRNPVGMAWEPETGVLWTSVNERDELGSDLVPDYMTSVRDGGFYGWPYSYYGQHVDRRVEPQRPDLVAAALVPDYALGAHTSSLGLASSRGTTLPAAFAQGMFVGQHGSWNRRPFSGYRVIFVPFSRGRPAGDAVEVLTGFLSERGEAYGRPVGVAIDGTGALLVADDVGNVVWRVTAAPGRQ; this is encoded by the coding sequence ATGCTCCGATGCAAGCTGTCGACGGGTGCCGTCTTCCTCGCCGCGATGGGGGCCGCGGCGTGCGGCGGCTCGGCCCGGCTGCCGGTTTCGGCCGGCGTGGGCCCGGATCCGGCGCTGCCGCCGCCCGATCGGTCGCTCATCCCCGTCGTCCAGATCGCCCCCGCCAGGGGGTGGCCCGAGGACGTCACCCCGACCGCCGCGCCCGGACTGGCGGTGGCCGCGTTCGCGACGGGGCTGGACCACCCGCGGTGGCTGCACGTGCTCCCCAACGGCGACGTGCTGGTGGCCGAGACCAACGGCCCCCCTCGACCGAAGGCGACCCCGGGCCTGAAGGGCTGGTTCATGCGGCGCTTCATGAAGGCGGCGGGCGCGGCGGTGCCCAGCGCGAACCGGATCACGCTGCTGCGCGACACGGACGGCGACGGCGTGGCGGACCTCCGGTCCGCGTTCCTCGAAGGGCTGTATTCGCCGTTCGGCATGGCGCTGGTCGGCAACGATCTCTACGTGGCCAACAGCGACGCGCTGGTCCGCTTCCCCTACACGCCCGGCCAGACGCGCATCTCCGCGCCCGCAGCCACAATCGTCCCGCTCCCCGCCGGCCCCATCAACTACCACTGGACCAGGAACGTGGTCGCCTCGCCGGACGGGTCGCGGCTGTACGTGTCCGTGGGGTCGAACAGCAACGTGGGCGAGCGCGGGATGGAGAACGAGGAGGGCCGCGCCGCCATCTGGGAGGTGGACCCCCGGACCGGCGCGCACCGCATCTTCGCCAGCGGAATGCGCAACCCGGTGGGGATGGCGTGGGAGCCGGAGACCGGCGTCCTCTGGACCTCGGTGAACGAGCGTGACGAGCTGGGCAGCGACCTGGTGCCGGACTACATGACGTCCGTCCGGGACGGCGGCTTCTACGGCTGGCCGTACAGCTACTACGGGCAGCACGTGGATCGGCGCGTGGAGCCGCAGCGGCCGGACCTGGTCGCCGCCGCCCTGGTGCCCGACTACGCGCTGGGCGCGCACACCTCGTCGCTGGGGCTCGCGTCCTCGCGCGGCACCACGCTACCGGCCGCGTTCGCCCAGGGGATGTTCGTGGGACAGCACGGCTCGTGGAACCGGCGGCCGTTCAGCGGCTACCGCGTGATCTTCGTTCCGTTCAGCCGCGGCAGGCCGGCAGGGGACGCGGTCGAGGTGCTGACCGGGTTCCTGAGCGAGCGGGGTGAGGCCTACGGCCGGCCCGTCGGGGTCGCGATCGACGGGACGGGCGCCCTGCTGGTGGCCGACGACGTGGGAAACGTCGTCTGGCGGGTGACGGCGGCGCCGGGGCGACAGTGA